The Flavobacterium sp. 140616W15 sequence TACTGGTACTGGCGATTTTTTTCCAAAAGCTTCTCCTGCTATTAGTTTATAAGAGACACCATCTTTCTCCCAAGCTGGAATATCATCAGCTTCGACATGTACAAAGTTAGGATCCATTTGCTCCAATTCTTTAGGCAGTGCTACCCAAATTTGTAAACCATGAAGCATCTTGTCTGTTTTGCGTAAATATTCGGGTGTTCTCTCAGAATGTACAATTCCTTTTCCTGCAGTCATCCAGTTTACAGCTCCAGGCTTAATCTCCATTTCGGTTCCTAAACTGTCTTTGTGCATGATACTCCCTTCAAACAAAAAGGTAAGTGTCGATAACCCGATGTGCGGATGTGGCGGAACATCCATGTTTTCATGGTCGCTTAAATGTGCTGGTCCCATATGATCGATAAATACAAATGGTCCAACGGCTCTTTTCTCACGGAAAGGCAATAATCTACCAACCATAAAATTACCAATATTGGCAGCGCGTTCTTCAATAATTAGATTTACGTTTGACATGTTATATTTTTAAAATTAATCTTCTAATGTTCCAAATTTACCATTATTGTAGTCATCCACAGCCTGAATTAATTCTTCGTGTGTGTTCATTACAAAAGGCCCGTGAGTAGCAATTGGTTCGTTAATTGGCTCACCGCTTAAAATTAATACGATACTATTTTCTTGTGCCTCGATATGAAAATCTTCACCTTCATTTTTAAATAAAACTAAATGATCAGTTGGCACATTTGTATCATCATTTACAGTAATACTTCCTTCTATAACCAATAAAGCTGTGTTGTAAGTTGCAGGAAAATTAAATGTTGCTTTTCCGCCTTTAAGTAATCTTGCGTTAAGCAAATGCAAAGGGGTAAAGGTAGATGCTGTTCCTTTTACCTCTTTGTATTCTCCAGCGATTACTTCGATATGACCGCCATTTTCAGGAAGTTCGTATTTACTAATTTCATCATTGGTGATACCTTGGTATTTAGGTTTCGACATTTTATCTTTTGCAGGTAAGTTTACCCAAAGTTGTACCATTTGGAAATCACCTCCAGTTTTACTGAAGTTTTCTTCGTGATATTCTTTGTGCAAAACTCCCGAAGCTGCTGTCATCCATTGTACGTCGCCTTCACCAATTACTCCACCGCCTCCGCTACTGTCATGATGGGCTACTTTGCCTTTGTAGGCAATTGTTACCGTTTCGAAACCACGATGCGGATGCACGCCAACTCCCTTTGGAGTATTTGTAGGTGGGAAATAAAACTTTGAATTATAATCGAGCATGATAAATGGACTCATGCGTTTCATACTTAATTGTGGTACACTTGGAATAAAATTATGTACTCTAAATCCATCACCAACAAAATGTGGTTGTCTTGGAGCTACTACTATTTCTATATTTTTAGTTTTCATAATGCTTTTGTTTAATTGTTATACAAAGTTACTCTCATTATGAAAAATGTAACTTAATGTAGATTAAGAAGTGAGTTACCATAAAAGTAAGGATTATTTTTAAATAGTATAAAAACACCCTTAAATTAACTTTGGTTTTCAGGATGTATATTTTTTGGCTAGTAATTATGGCTTATTTGTAGTTTAAACCATTTAGGGAAAGCCTAACTTGTATCAACAAGTTCCTTTATTGTGGCTTAAATTGTGGGTTGGAAAGATTATTTTATAGACATTGTTTAATAATCTTTGTAGACACGGAAAAGGATTTTCT is a genomic window containing:
- a CDS encoding pirin family protein, producing MSNVNLIIEERAANIGNFMVGRLLPFREKRAVGPFVFIDHMGPAHLSDHENMDVPPHPHIGLSTLTFLFEGSIMHKDSLGTEMEIKPGAVNWMTAGKGIVHSERTPEYLRKTDKMLHGLQIWVALPKELEQMDPNFVHVEADDIPAWEKDGVSYKLIAGEAFGKKSPVPVYSPLYFIEIKSTTAQKINIGKDLFGESGLYILEGSIKSGEHTYDPKQILIANDSTLCEFEIAANTTVYIFGGTPFPEEHFIFWNFVSSDKELIEKAKRDWTAQTFPKVPGETEFVPLPQPQIR
- a CDS encoding pirin family protein codes for the protein MKTKNIEIVVAPRQPHFVGDGFRVHNFIPSVPQLSMKRMSPFIMLDYNSKFYFPPTNTPKGVGVHPHRGFETVTIAYKGKVAHHDSSGGGGVIGEGDVQWMTAASGVLHKEYHEENFSKTGGDFQMVQLWVNLPAKDKMSKPKYQGITNDEISKYELPENGGHIEVIAGEYKEVKGTASTFTPLHLLNARLLKGGKATFNFPATYNTALLVIEGSITVNDDTNVPTDHLVLFKNEGEDFHIEAQENSIVLILSGEPINEPIATHGPFVMNTHEELIQAVDDYNNGKFGTLED